The sequence below is a genomic window from Thioalkalivibrio sp. ALJ12.
GTGATGAACGAGGCGGGTGAACGCATCCGCGTCGGACGCGTCTCCGGGGTGTACGGCGTGAAGGGCTGGGTCCGGATCTTTTCCGAGACCGAGCCGCGCGCCGCGATTGCCGACTTCCCCCGGTTGTGGCTGCGTTCCGGCGCCGGCTGGCGGCTGGCGGATGTCGAAGCGGGCCGGGCCCACGGGCACGGCGTCGTGATGAAATTTGCCGAGACCGCGGATCGCGAGGCGGCCTACGGCCTGATGGGCGCCGAGCTGGCGATCGAGCGCGACTGGCTCCCACCCGCCGAGGATGGCGAGTACTACTGGGCCGACCTGCTGGGCATGGAGGTCGAGCACCAGGACGGGACCGCGCTGGGGCGCATCTCGGGATTCATGGAGACCGGTGGCGCCAATGATGTGCTGGTTGTGCGCGGTGATCGCGAACGACTGATCCCCTGGGTGCAGGGCCAGTACATCCTGGATGTGGACCTGGAGGCTCGGCGGTTGCGGGTCGACTGGGATCCGGAATTCTGAGGCGGACGATGCGCTTCGATATCGTCACGCTGTTTCCGGAGCTGGTTACGGCGGTGGGCGAATCCGGGGTGACCGGGCGGGCGGTGCAGCAGGGCCGGCTCGCGCTGGAGACCTGGAACCCGCGTGACTGGGGGGCCGGTTTCCACCAGGCGGTGGATGATCGCCCCTATGGTGGCGGCCCCGGCATGGTCATGCAGTATGCGCCGCTGGCGTCCGCGCTGGAGGCGGCGCGGGCCGACGCGACGGCGCCCCTGCACGTGATCGCCCTGACCCCGCAGGGGCGGCCGATCCGGCAGGCCATGTTGCGAGAGCTGGTCAGGAAGCCGCGGGTGGCGCTGGTGTGCGGCCGCTACGAGGGCATCGACGAGCGCTTTATCGAGGCGCAGGTCGACGAGGAATGGTCGCTGGGCGACTATGTCCTGTCCGGTGGCGAGCTGGGCGCGATGGTGGTGATCGATGCCTGTGCGCGCCTGCTCCCGGGTGTGCTCGGTCATGCGGATTCCGCCGGGCAGGACTCGTTCAGCGAGGGCCTGCTCGACTGCCCGCACTACACGCGGCCAGAGGTGGTGGCAGGGCGTGCGGTACCGCAGGTCCTGCTGGGTGGCGATCATGGTGCCATCCGACGCTGGCGCCGACGCGAGGCGCTGGGGCGAACCTGGGAGCGGCGGCCGGACGTGCTGGCGCGCGAAGAACTCGGGGCCGAGGATCTGGCCCTGTTGGACGAATACCGTGTGGAACGCCGGAAGGGCGGTCCGCACACCGAAAGCGATGATTGAGGTCGAACGATGAACAGCGTGATTCAGCAACTGGAAGCCGAACAGATGAAGTCCGACGTACCGGACTTTGGTCCGGGCGACACCCTGGTGGTGCAGGTGAAGGTGCGCGAAGGCGAGCGTGAGCGCCTGCAGGCCTTCGAGGGTGTGGTGATCGGCAAGCGCAGCCGTGGCCTCAACTCGGCGTTCACCCTGCGCAAGGTCTCCTACGGCAACGGCGTGGAGCGTACCTTCCAGACACACAGTCCGCAGATTGCCGAGATCAAGGTGAAGCGTCGCGGCAAGGTCCGTCGCTCTAAGCTGTACTTCCTGCGGGATCGCACCGGCAAGGCCGCGCGCATCAAGGAAGATATCAAGGCGAACCGGAACGGCGCCTGATGACCGGGGTGGCCGCGCAGCCCCGCTCGCGCCCACCCGGTTTTCCGTTGTCGGCCGAATCGGCCATGCGAAGCCAGCGCTGTCTCCTGCCGGGAGTCGCGCTGGCTTTTGCGTGGCTGGAGTCCGGGCAGGGCGACCTGCTGGCCTGCGGCTGGCAGCGTCCCGACGATCCACCCGACCTGTCCCCACTGCGGGATATCCCGACCGCTGACCGGTCCCCTCCTGCCTTCGACCCTGCAGACTACGCCCGCGATCCGGGGCAGTGGCGGGCGACGCAAGCCGTACCACCGGGGACGGAGCACGCCCGCCGGGTCTGGGCCGCACTTTCGGCCATCCCCCTCGGCGAGGTGCGGACCTACGCGCAAATTGCCTCCCAGGTCGGCTCGGCCCCGCGTGCCGTGGGCCAGGCCTGCCGCGCCAACCCCTGGCCGTTGTTCATCCCCTGTCATCGCGTGGTGTCCGCGCGTCACCGCGGTACGCGCGACATTGGTGGCTACGCGGGTGATCAGGATGGCCCGTTGGCCGAGGTGAAGCGCGCCCTGCTCGTTCACGAAGGCGTGCTTCAGCTCGACTAGCGCTTTTTACTCCTGTCACTGGCAGTGCGCCGGTAGTGCGAGGCGCGGTTTCCTCCCCTTGTTCAAAGGCTTGCCAGGCATTACGCCTGGCCTGGCTCGTGCCGGCAAGCCGACACCACCGAAAATTCCATCACTCGGTGGAATAGAAGTCGCGTATGCTGCGTCTGCCAGACGGTGCTGGGCTCCGAGAATCCTTGAAAAACAGACTGTTAGAAAACGCTAATATAGCTTTTTGTGTTGACAGCACGGACCCCGGTTCAGCACTCTGCTACACAGGTCCGGGCCGCTCCGGCCACGGACCGTATCGAAAAAACCGTGTGATGGAGGTTTCCATGTTCAAGAAAGCATTGCTTGCGTTGCCCGTAGCAATGGCGGTCGGGGTTGCGGGTACCGCGGCCCAGGCAGAATGGCAGGATCCGAACGATGTCCTGCAAAAGCTGCTCGAAGCGCAGCCCGACTCGAAGTACCTGCATCAGAGTGAAATGAACATCATGATGATGCCGGACAACCCCGCCCTGTGGCTGCTGGATGACGGCGAGCGCCTGTTCTACGAAGAGCGTGGCCCGAACAATGCATCGCTCGAAAGCTGCGATTTCGGCAAGGGCGAGGGCGTCCTGGACGGCGCCTATGTCGAGCTCCCGCGCTACTTCGAGGACACCGGCAAGGTGATGGACTTCGAAATGCGCCTGGTGCATTGCATGAAGGAGATCCAGGGCTTCACCGACGATGATTCCGCTGTCTCCCAGCGTCACGGGTCCGGTTCGGACATCATGCGTCTGACGACCTACATCGCGCATCAGTCCTCTGGTTACGCGTGGAACCCGCCGCTGGATCACCCGAAGGAAAAGGCGATGCGTGACGCCGGCGAAGTCCTCTTCTTCCGCCGTGGCGGCGCGATGGATTTCAACTGCGCGGCGTGCCACGGGTCTTCTGGCAAGCAGATCCGTGCGTCCGTGCTGCCGGAAATGCGTAACTCGCAGGAGTGGACCAAGGCGGTTTCCTGGCCGGCCCACCGCGCGGGACAGGACAATGTCCGCAGCCAGAACCATCGTATCCGTGGTTGCGTATGGCAGATGCGTCATGCCGGTATCCTGCCGGATACCCCGGTGAACACCGCGCTGATCTCCTACTGGAATGACGCGGCGCGTGGCGAACCGGCCATCCTGCCCGACCTGAAGCGGTAACTACGGACGCAATAGGAGACATCAAGTATGTTTAATAAAAACACTGTTGCGGCCGGTGTAGCCGCATTTGCATCCGTCGCCCTGGCCGCTGGCTGTGCGGTCGCCGATGGCAACAAGGCGGATGACGTGGATATCACGGCCATGAGCGCCGAGGAGCTGGCTGAGCATCTCATCTTCGAGACCAACAGCTGGCGTGATCAGGAAATGCAGGAAGGCGGTGGCTGGCGCGACCGCATGACTCAGGACGAGATCCAGAAGGCCTGCTCGTTCGACTCCACCCGCAATGATCTGGACGGCGAGACGGCCGGCAAGGTTGTGGCTCTGGCGCGTGAGCAGTACCAGGCGCCGGAAGGCGACATCGAGCTGGGTGACTGGCGCAAGGGTGCCGAGCTGGCGGATTCCGGCTACGGCTACCGTATCGGCCACAACGTCGATGACCACGGCACCCGCGAGCAGGGTGGCAACTGTTACAACTGCCACGTGATGGATTCGAGCGTTTCGGTCCAGGGCACCATCGGCCCGAACCTCGAGAACTACGGGGCGCAGCGTGGCGACAGCCAGGAGATCCGCCAGTATGTGCATCAGGTGATCTCCAACCCGCATCAGTACTTCCCCTGCGGTGAAATGCCGCGTTTCCAGGGGCTTCTGACCGAAGAGCAGATCAGCCACATCATGGCCTACCTGCTCGATCCGGAGTCCCCGGTTAACAACCGGTAAGTCGTCTTGCACGACAGCTGCTCGGCCCCTTCGGGGCTGGTGCAGCAAGGCAGTAGAGCGGGTTGTCGCGCACGACGCGTGGCAACCCGCTTCCTTACGAATTTCTGCGGTTGGGTGCTTGCACGGCTCTTTTACGAGCGTGCCCGCCGGGCCGCACAGATGGGCTGAACAGGGGAACCGATGGACCGCGGGATTGGTGCGGGCACGGGCTAAGAAAAGCCATCGGTCATGACGGGCGTGAGGGGAGGCTCAGGGATGTTCAATAAGAAAAATCTGACTGCCGCGGTGGTGGTTTCGGCATCGGCGGCGCTGGCGGGTTGCGACCAGTTCTTCCAGGACGCCTCGGACCGCGAGGTCGACATCACCCAAATGAGCCCCGAGGAGCTGGCCGAGCATCTGGTGCTCGAGACCGATAGCTATCGCATGGACCAGGAGGTGCAGGAAGGTGGCACCGGCCGGGAGCGAATGCAGCAGGACGAGGTCCAGGCCTTGTGCTCGCTCGAAGGATCCCCGGACAGCGAAACCGCAGGCCAGGTGGTCGCGGCCGCGCGTGCCTCATACGAACGACCCGATGGCGGAGTGGAGCTGGGCGACTGGCGCCGCGGCGCCGAACTGGCCCGTTCCGGCTATGGCTATCGCGTCGGGCACAACAACGACGACCACGGCACCCGCGAGCCGGGGGCGAACTGCTACGCCTGCCATCAGATGGACCCGGCGGAAACCACCTATGGGACAATCGGTCCGAGTCTTGCAAACTACGGCCGCGAGCGCGGCACCGATGAGTCAGTGCTGAACTACGTCCATGAGGTCGTCAGTAACCCGCACCAGTATTTCCCTTGTACCTACATGCCGCGATTCGGGCGCAATTTCCTGACCGAGGAGCAGATCAGCCACGTCATGGCC
It includes:
- the rplS gene encoding 50S ribosomal protein L19; protein product: MNSVIQQLEAEQMKSDVPDFGPGDTLVVQVKVREGERERLQAFEGVVIGKRSRGLNSAFTLRKVSYGNGVERTFQTHSPQIAEIKVKRRGKVRRSKLYFLRDRTGKAARIKEDIKANRNGA
- the soxA gene encoding sulfur oxidation c-type cytochrome SoxA — protein: MAVGVAGTAAQAEWQDPNDVLQKLLEAQPDSKYLHQSEMNIMMMPDNPALWLLDDGERLFYEERGPNNASLESCDFGKGEGVLDGAYVELPRYFEDTGKVMDFEMRLVHCMKEIQGFTDDDSAVSQRHGSGSDIMRLTTYIAHQSSGYAWNPPLDHPKEKAMRDAGEVLFFRRGGAMDFNCAACHGSSGKQIRASVLPEMRNSQEWTKAVSWPAHRAGQDNVRSQNHRIRGCVWQMRHAGILPDTPVNTALISYWNDAARGEPAILPDLKR
- the trmD gene encoding tRNA (guanosine(37)-N1)-methyltransferase TrmD: MRFDIVTLFPELVTAVGESGVTGRAVQQGRLALETWNPRDWGAGFHQAVDDRPYGGGPGMVMQYAPLASALEAARADATAPLHVIALTPQGRPIRQAMLRELVRKPRVALVCGRYEGIDERFIEAQVDEEWSLGDYVLSGGELGAMVVIDACARLLPGVLGHADSAGQDSFSEGLLDCPHYTRPEVVAGRAVPQVLLGGDHGAIRRWRRREALGRTWERRPDVLAREELGAEDLALLDEYRVERRKGGPHTESDD
- a CDS encoding methylated-DNA--[protein]-cysteine S-methyltransferase, with the translated sequence MTGVAAQPRSRPPGFPLSAESAMRSQRCLLPGVALAFAWLESGQGDLLACGWQRPDDPPDLSPLRDIPTADRSPPAFDPADYARDPGQWRATQAVPPGTEHARRVWAALSAIPLGEVRTYAQIASQVGSAPRAVGQACRANPWPLFIPCHRVVSARHRGTRDIGGYAGDQDGPLAEVKRALLVHEGVLQLD
- the rimM gene encoding ribosome maturation factor RimM (Essential for efficient processing of 16S rRNA), with the protein product MNEAGERIRVGRVSGVYGVKGWVRIFSETEPRAAIADFPRLWLRSGAGWRLADVEAGRAHGHGVVMKFAETADREAAYGLMGAELAIERDWLPPAEDGEYYWADLLGMEVEHQDGTALGRISGFMETGGANDVLVVRGDRERLIPWVQGQYILDVDLEARRLRVDWDPEF
- the soxX gene encoding sulfur oxidation c-type cytochrome SoxX, with the protein product MFNKKNLTAAVVVSASAALAGCDQFFQDASDREVDITQMSPEELAEHLVLETDSYRMDQEVQEGGTGRERMQQDEVQALCSLEGSPDSETAGQVVAAARASYERPDGGVELGDWRRGAELARSGYGYRVGHNNDDHGTREPGANCYACHQMDPAETTYGTIGPSLANYGRERGTDESVLNYVHEVVSNPHQYFPCTYMPRFGRNFLTEEQISHVMAYLLDPDSPVNQ
- the soxX gene encoding sulfur oxidation c-type cytochrome SoxX, translated to MFNKNTVAAGVAAFASVALAAGCAVADGNKADDVDITAMSAEELAEHLIFETNSWRDQEMQEGGGWRDRMTQDEIQKACSFDSTRNDLDGETAGKVVALAREQYQAPEGDIELGDWRKGAELADSGYGYRIGHNVDDHGTREQGGNCYNCHVMDSSVSVQGTIGPNLENYGAQRGDSQEIRQYVHQVISNPHQYFPCGEMPRFQGLLTEEQISHIMAYLLDPESPVNNR